In Leishmania major strain Friedlin complete genome, chromosome 19, the following proteins share a genomic window:
- a CDS encoding putative RNA binding protein: MADYNAAGADTAVVDDNVPPGITTKQDEIIQYVAKYVVASCDGARYQDKVRTRTKHNPYFDFLNAKHPYHQYYQYLLESYRHWMRNSEAVGAGTWGGGVDATQGQGQQQQWNEEDYYQYYGAYAGQASGIEFQGNAAGQLGEGSSYVDASSSAHARNASSGVDPTSYESEAVTATGYGAGYDPSAVDPEPAQVATTAGGGEAQAEEDEDDEYELVMENGQWVSRKRM; the protein is encoded by the coding sequence ATGGCGGACTACAACGCAGCAGGTGCCGacacggcggtggtggacgaCAACGTGCCGCCAGGCATCACGACGAAGCAGGACGAAATCATCCAGTACGTGGCCAAGTACGTGGTCGCATCGTGTGACGGGGCGCGATATCAAGACAAGGttcgcacgcgcacaaagCATAACCCGTACTTCGATTTCCTCAACGCCAAGCACCCGTACCACCAGTACTACCAGTACCTCCTCGAGTCCTACCGGCACTGGATGCGCAATAGCGAGGCAGTCGGGGCCGGGACGtggggcggcggtgtcgatgCGACGCAGGGCcaggggcagcagcagcagtggaaCGAGGAAGACTACTACCAGTACTACGGCGCCTACGCTGGACAGGCGAGTGGCATTGAGTTTCAGGGCAACGCCGCTGGTCAGCTTGGCGAGGGAAGCAGCTATGTGGACGCATCTAGctccgcgcacgcgcggaacgccagcagcggcgtcgatcCCACCTCGTACGAGTCGGAAGCAGTCACTGCCACGGGCTATGGCGCTGGCTACGACCCCTCGGCGGTAGACCCGGAGCCGGCGCAGGTGGCAACGactgcaggcggcggcgaagctcaggccgaggaagacgaagacgacgagtACGAGCTGGTCATGGAAAATGGGCAGTGGGTGTCGCGCAAGCGGATGTAG